The nucleotide window TAGATCTAAACGATGAACTATATACATTCTTATTAAAAAAGAGAGCAGAAGCAGCTATAACCCATGCCTCCAATGTTGCAGATACAAAGGTACTAGATTCGGCAGATCCTAAACTGGCAAGATATATGGGGCCTTATTTGATTAAAAATGTAGCAATCGGGATATTGGCGGGATTGATGATTCCTTTTATGATTATTGTGGTCGCATCCTACTATTACGATCGTATCCGTTCGGCTGACGATATTGAGGGATATAGCGATATTCCGGTTATTGGAAATATTGTTTTATCAACGGCAACAGCAGGGAGTGAATTTTTAACAGCTGTTGATAATCCTCGTTCAGCAATTGCGGAAACATATAGAGAATTAAGAACGAACTTGCAGTTCATTCGATCAAAAGACAACAATAAAAACACAGTGATCGGTGTAAACTCAGTGATTCCTGGCGAAGGAAAATCTTTTACTGCTGCGAACTTGTCTTCAATGATTGCGATAAATAATAAAAAGGTATTGTTGATCGATTGTGATATGCGAAAACCAAGCTTACACGCTCGATTGAAATATAAGAACAAAGAAGGGCTAAGTACATTCCTAACAGCTTTTAGCTCTTTTGATGACATTTTACGACAAACCCGGGTGGACAATTTATATTTTATATCTGCTGGTCCTATTCCGCCAAACCCTTCTGAATTATTAGAGAATGGTAAGTTTGACGAGTTAATTGAACGGGCAAAAGAACGATTTGACTATATCGTTTTTGATAATCCTCCTATTTCACTTGTTTCCGATGGCATTATCATTGGACAGAAAGTCGACATTAACCTATTTGTAACCCGACAAGACTACAGTAAAAAAAGTGAGATCAAATTTATTGATCATGTTCATAAGAAAAAATCAATGAATAATGCGGGGATTATTTTGAACGGTATTAACCTCTCCAAGCATGCCCACGCTGGGTCATATGGAGCAGACTACAGTTTTAAAAAGAAAAGTGGTAATTACTACTTTAATTCCAGTCCTAGTCACGCTGGATGATTTCTTTACTTTTATTCTGAGGCAAGGTGGTCTTCGGATCACCTTGCTTTTTCCTTTAGATTTTTGAAAATAACTACATAGAGTAAGTTGACTTTTGAAAACACTGTTAGTGGGTTCTCCCCAACTTTCTCATCATCCAAATAGCAAAATAGAATATGATTATAGCAGTTGACTTTGATGGAACAATTGTACAACATAAATATCCCAAAATTGGCAAGGAGATTCCTTTTGCCACAATGACACTTAAGAAACTTCAGGAGGAAGGACATCGATTGATATTATGGACTTACCGAACTGATGAACTACTCGATGAAGCTGTTCATTTTTGTGAGTCAAAGGGGATCGAGTTTTATGCCATAAACAAAAGTTTCCCTGAAGAAAAGTTTGATGGAAATACGCCTCGAAAAATTCATTGCGACATGTTTATTGACGATCGAAATATTGGAGGATTACCTGGATGGGGCGAAATATATCAAATGATTAATGAAATGTAGCCAAGTAGATTTTTGATAGCTAGAGTTAGTCTCTGGACCAGACTAACAACCCGGCCTGTACTGTATGTGCGGGCTTTTTTTATGCCTTTTTTCTGGACAGATTCTTATTAGTCGTTCATTCATGTCGTTTGCTTTTTCAAGCAAGGGGCAGTCTCATTTTAACGAAAAAACAGTTTGCCCGAGGTGTTGTGTACAAAATTACATGTCTGTTAGCCAGGGAATTCTCATTTTTGTTGTTGATAAAAGTAAA belongs to uncultured Sunxiuqinia sp. and includes:
- a CDS encoding hydrolase, yielding MIIAVDFDGTIVQHKYPKIGKEIPFATMTLKKLQEEGHRLILWTYRTDELLDEAVHFCESKGIEFYAINKSFPEEKFDGNTPRKIHCDMFIDDRNIGGLPGWGEIYQMINEM